In Paenibacillus sp. FSL M7-0420, a single genomic region encodes these proteins:
- a CDS encoding ABC transporter permease, whose amino-acid sequence MFQIIKKIIKNQIRNPKWLLFLMIFPIFLMILIGSILTGAFSDKSNLTMVDVALLNQSEGMAAEVIDALTTASVSIEKDYGIKMGYTGSEKEGKKEARVNKKVFVHLDKEKILVYGNESEPLNTARVVALFRSVASSIQTVKEAYKIDGEKAIELIGADNATYEVPVELIPSKSAMSSYDYYGVVELTLMVMYMMLIPIGDLFTDKRTKIKERILLTGLSRVKYYLASLAAYSIFAFVVFIPAFIFSITYLDVNWGNYSLFMYLYIVLFAIFNVALGMLVAQLLKARGKVDVILSVIILPIFSFLGGSYTPFPYDMDGVFGKVLLVSPLRWVNIGILKSTYAHDNQMIWVSSAIFLLLIFVSLFIVVAKEKKEELRA is encoded by the coding sequence ATGTTTCAGATCATAAAGAAAATCATTAAAAATCAAATCAGAAATCCAAAGTGGTTATTATTCTTGATGATATTCCCTATCTTTTTAATGATTCTGATCGGTTCGATTCTGACCGGAGCCTTCTCAGACAAATCAAACCTGACCATGGTTGATGTTGCATTGCTCAATCAATCGGAGGGAATGGCAGCCGAGGTTATTGATGCCTTAACCACAGCCTCTGTATCCATTGAAAAAGATTACGGGATAAAAATGGGCTACACCGGCTCAGAGAAAGAAGGCAAAAAAGAGGCACGGGTGAACAAAAAAGTATTCGTGCACCTGGATAAGGAGAAGATCCTGGTCTACGGAAATGAATCGGAGCCGTTAAATACGGCCAGAGTGGTAGCCTTATTCCGAAGCGTGGCCAGCAGCATCCAGACGGTTAAGGAAGCCTATAAAATTGACGGGGAAAAAGCGATTGAACTGATTGGTGCGGATAATGCCACGTATGAAGTGCCTGTAGAACTGATTCCATCCAAAAGTGCCATGAGCTCCTATGATTACTATGGGGTGGTGGAATTAACGCTTATGGTGATGTATATGATGCTGATTCCCATTGGGGATTTATTTACGGACAAAAGAACCAAAATCAAAGAGAGAATTTTACTTACAGGACTTAGCCGGGTGAAGTATTATCTAGCCTCCTTGGCCGCGTACTCTATTTTTGCCTTTGTGGTATTTATTCCAGCCTTTATTTTCTCAATAACCTACTTGGATGTGAACTGGGGCAATTATTCTTTATTCATGTACCTGTATATTGTTTTATTTGCCATCTTCAATGTAGCTCTAGGCATGTTAGTGGCCCAATTATTAAAAGCGCGCGGCAAAGTGGATGTGATTCTTTCTGTGATTATCCTGCCGATTTTCTCCTTTCTCGGGGGATCGTATACCCCATTTCCTTACGATATGGACGGTGTATTCGGCAAAGTCTTGCTGGTCTCCCCGTTACGATGGGTGAATATTGGTATTTTAAAAAGTACCTACGCGCATGACAACCAAATGATATGGGTAAGCTCTGCCATATTTCTCCTTTTAATATTCGTCAGTCTATTTATCGTTGTTGCCAAAGAAAAGAAGGAGGAATTAAGAGCATGA
- a CDS encoding ABC transporter permease encodes MGKLCHISPFNIRQSIYRCCQRKEGGIKSMRTFYALIKNNLRITIMHKPISFLLMTITPIIVLIIASKMVSYSTTFVNVGIVDGDKTRASEAITQIVDGLEGIKIFKMNENEVEANFQSNKINTALVIRSGFQDGLLNNSIENLVVKGNEEQNVYTLLQAILKNHLLNLRNLGKISGGDAAVFENAVGNYIASSEFVEKTSLNDLYTEYNNSNIFVGFLILFIFFNSSAIANVINIDRERNIYSRIFLSPAKVWMYYLSNVLCNLVITAFQILAAILSMEYFTNTSIGVEPGVLFLILFLTAMVAVSLGTFYVSITEEADAASMISNFANLLIVILGGCFIQVELFPKLINAISYISPARWAMGSILDLQQGLTLGDIAGKASLLGGMAAVILAISVIITSKREKKFRSLS; translated from the coding sequence ATGGGTAAGCTCTGCCATATTTCTCCTTTTAATATTCGTCAGTCTATTTATCGTTGTTGCCAAAGAAAAGAAGGAGGAATTAAGAGCATGAGAACATTTTATGCATTAATAAAAAATAACTTAAGAATTACGATAATGCATAAACCGATTTCTTTTCTGTTAATGACCATCACTCCGATTATCGTCTTAATCATTGCCAGTAAAATGGTCAGTTACTCGACAACCTTTGTTAACGTGGGTATTGTGGATGGAGATAAAACCCGGGCATCGGAAGCCATCACCCAAATTGTTGACGGCCTGGAGGGCATCAAGATCTTCAAGATGAATGAGAATGAAGTGGAGGCCAATTTTCAAAGTAATAAAATAAATACAGCTTTGGTTATCCGCAGCGGATTCCAGGATGGGTTGTTGAATAATTCCATTGAGAATCTTGTGGTGAAAGGAAACGAAGAGCAAAACGTATATACGTTGCTTCAGGCTATCCTCAAAAATCATTTGTTGAATTTACGCAACTTGGGCAAGATTTCAGGGGGGGATGCTGCTGTATTCGAGAATGCGGTAGGCAATTATATCGCCAGCTCTGAGTTTGTGGAGAAAACCTCTCTTAACGATTTGTATACGGAGTACAACAACTCCAATATCTTTGTCGGTTTTTTGATCTTGTTTATTTTCTTCAATTCCTCGGCCATAGCGAATGTAATTAATATTGACAGGGAGCGCAATATTTACTCCAGGATCTTCCTCTCTCCGGCCAAAGTATGGATGTATTATCTGTCCAATGTACTCTGCAATCTGGTCATCACCGCCTTTCAAATTCTGGCCGCAATCCTCAGCATGGAATACTTTACGAATACCTCCATTGGCGTGGAGCCCGGTGTGCTGTTCTTGATTCTCTTCCTGACGGCTATGGTGGCTGTCTCCTTGGGGACATTCTATGTTTCCATTACGGAAGAGGCAGATGCTGCTTCCATGATTTCCAATTTTGCGAACCTGCTGATTGTTATTTTGGGCGGCTGCTTTATTCAGGTGGAACTGTTTCCTAAATTAATCAATGCCATTTCCTATATTTCACCGGCAAGATGGGCTATGGGAAGTATTCTGGATTTACAGCAAGGCTTAACCTTGGGGGATATAGCTGGCAAGGCGTCTTTACTGGGCGGAATGGCAGCGGTGATTCTAGCCATATCGGTCATCATAACCAGCAAGCGGGAAAAGAAATTCAGAAGTCTCTCCTAA
- a CDS encoding 4'-phosphopantetheinyl transferase family protein has protein sequence MAELYYINIEDPISADDYQTLLGTCASDKREALHKFRFEADRKRSLYGEVLARFMIAKKTGVTMKDIEFDKNSYGKPYVKDQNEVFYNISHSGKYVVCGLDTEDIGIDIEEIRDIDLDIAKRFFHVKEYEDIISREIREQVHSLYDFWTLKESYIKFLGVGLSKPLNSFYFMINGESVQLCSQEDHTVYFNRYLLQDNYRLAVCVSTPDQIHMEKISLHDLVAYIKSES, from the coding sequence ATGGCAGAACTCTATTATATTAATATCGAAGACCCCATAAGTGCTGATGATTATCAGACGTTACTGGGCACATGTGCTTCAGACAAAAGGGAAGCCTTACACAAATTCAGGTTTGAGGCAGACCGGAAAAGAAGCTTGTACGGGGAAGTGCTGGCCAGATTCATGATCGCCAAGAAAACCGGAGTTACGATGAAAGACATTGAATTTGACAAAAATTCATACGGAAAACCTTATGTAAAGGATCAGAATGAGGTATTTTACAATATATCTCATTCTGGAAAGTATGTAGTCTGCGGATTGGATACTGAGGATATTGGCATAGATATTGAAGAAATCCGGGACATCGACTTGGATATTGCTAAACGCTTCTTCCATGTCAAAGAGTATGAGGATATCATTTCTCGGGAAATAAGAGAGCAGGTTCATTCGCTGTATGATTTCTGGACGTTAAAAGAAAGTTATATTAAGTTTTTGGGCGTCGGGCTGAGTAAGCCGCTGAACTCATTTTATTTCATGATTAACGGAGAATCCGTACAGCTCTGCTCCCAAGAAGACCATACAGTTTATTTTAACCGTTACTTGCTGCAGGATAATTACAGGCTTGCCGTTTGTGTAAGCACACCTGATCAGATCCATATGGAAAAAATATCACTTCATGACCTTGTAGCCTATATTAAGAGTGAAAGTTAA
- a CDS encoding FAD-dependent oxidoreductase, whose product MKNILVMGSGLAGMTAALKLVEEGAAVTLVSPAYSERAQSVMAMGGINAALNTKQEDDSIDEHFADTMRGGSELNDPEAVANLVRRAPEIIRWLEEIGVNFTRDEKGRVDLRNFGGQKKKRTAYAGARTGKQIATAIIAKCRKYEAAGQIKRLTGWRFHSLLIEGQECAGAVLLHENTNELKSLVADAVIMAVGGPNGVFGKTTGSRLNDGYAAGMLLEQGVEFSNLEMIQYHPTTVHTPSKRMLITEAARGVGGRLYVIREGQPWYFMEEWFPGYGALMPRDVVSQSIYKVCNEMKLGINGSQEVYLDVSHLSPEIIDVQLDEVVSICSKFLKVNPYKEPIPVAPGIHYFMGGIKTDKNHTTNLARLFAAGECSAQYHGANRLGGNSLLGAICGGWVAAESSLRVGPMDTAAADKIGEQQLETANQELQHWEKRANTSIKGYVQIKQELSELMYGAMGIYRKERQLLEAKKRLEEMNNDSAESWYHHHFYEYKTLSANIVLARGMVESALARKESRGAHQRIDYSEKNDKQFKKSTNAVFLNNSICIEFN is encoded by the coding sequence ATGAAGAATATACTTGTAATGGGCAGCGGCCTGGCCGGAATGACGGCAGCGCTGAAGCTTGTGGAAGAAGGAGCAGCTGTTACCTTGGTGTCACCGGCGTATTCAGAGAGAGCGCAGTCTGTAATGGCCATGGGCGGAATTAATGCTGCCCTGAATACCAAACAAGAAGATGATTCGATAGATGAGCATTTTGCGGATACCATGCGGGGAGGCAGTGAGCTTAATGACCCTGAAGCCGTGGCTAATCTGGTACGGAGGGCTCCGGAGATCATCCGCTGGCTTGAAGAAATCGGTGTGAATTTCACCCGGGATGAGAAGGGCAGAGTGGATTTACGGAATTTCGGCGGTCAAAAAAAGAAACGTACTGCCTACGCGGGTGCGCGTACCGGTAAACAAATTGCCACAGCTATTATCGCAAAATGCCGGAAATATGAAGCTGCTGGCCAAATCAAGCGGCTGACGGGCTGGAGATTCCACTCCCTATTAATAGAGGGCCAGGAATGTGCGGGTGCTGTTCTGCTGCACGAAAACACGAACGAATTGAAAAGCCTGGTTGCCGATGCAGTGATTATGGCCGTCGGAGGGCCGAATGGCGTTTTCGGAAAAACTACCGGCTCCAGATTAAATGATGGCTATGCCGCGGGAATGCTGCTTGAACAAGGGGTCGAATTTTCCAATCTGGAGATGATTCAATATCATCCTACAACAGTACATACCCCTTCCAAACGTATGCTGATTACGGAGGCTGCACGTGGCGTCGGAGGAAGATTGTATGTCATCAGAGAGGGGCAGCCCTGGTACTTCATGGAGGAGTGGTTTCCGGGATATGGGGCATTAATGCCGCGTGATGTGGTGAGTCAGAGTATCTATAAAGTATGTAATGAGATGAAGCTGGGCATTAACGGGAGCCAGGAGGTTTATTTGGATGTCTCTCATCTGTCCCCGGAAATTATTGATGTACAGTTAGACGAAGTTGTCAGCATCTGTTCGAAATTCTTAAAGGTCAACCCGTATAAGGAACCCATTCCGGTTGCTCCAGGGATTCATTACTTTATGGGGGGAATCAAGACGGATAAGAATCACACAACGAATCTGGCGAGACTTTTTGCCGCAGGAGAATGCTCCGCTCAATATCATGGGGCAAACAGACTGGGCGGAAATTCGCTATTAGGCGCGATTTGTGGAGGATGGGTTGCAGCCGAAAGCTCTCTAAGGGTCGGCCCAATGGATACTGCTGCCGCAGACAAAATAGGTGAACAGCAGCTGGAGACAGCAAATCAGGAGCTGCAGCATTGGGAGAAGAGGGCGAACACTTCTATAAAAGGCTATGTTCAGATCAAACAAGAATTATCAGAGCTTATGTATGGCGCCATGGGTATATATAGAAAAGAGAGACAGCTGCTTGAAGCGAAAAAAAGGCTGGAGGAAATGAACAACGACAGCGCAGAGTCATGGTATCATCATCATTTTTATGAATACAAAACTTTATCAGCCAATATTGTATTGGCAAGGGGAATGGTCGAGTCGGCATTGGCCAGAAAAGAGAGCCGGGGGGCACATCAGAGAATCGATTATAGTGAAAAAAATGATAAACAATTCAAGAAATCTACGAATGCAGTATTTCTGAATAATAGTATCTGCATTGAGTTTAATTAA
- a CDS encoding 2Fe-2S iron-sulfur cluster-binding protein, which translates to MSIRINIKRQEDAMKEAYWQNFEYSGELHVSIGTLINNLNSEMLERDEGERPIRWDCSCEQGLCGACAMVVNEKPVLSCQLFCDDLVQENNEITIHPLSKFPVISDLAVDRSQMFEVMKDMKLWLEEPAKVRTANLTLQYEVSQCLMCGSCLEVCPNYSLGELFTGMSSAMSMTNLTLLSEDKAYKKQYTQRVYDGCSKSLACQEVCPMDIPIVEAISKMNRVSVWGMWNMFGKHG; encoded by the coding sequence ATGAGTATCAGGATTAATATCAAGCGGCAGGAAGATGCAATGAAGGAAGCATACTGGCAGAATTTTGAATATTCGGGTGAATTACATGTATCCATAGGGACTCTAATTAATAATCTGAATAGTGAAATGCTGGAAAGGGACGAGGGAGAACGGCCGATACGCTGGGACTGCAGCTGTGAACAGGGACTGTGCGGAGCATGTGCAATGGTGGTTAATGAGAAGCCGGTACTGTCCTGCCAATTATTTTGCGATGATCTGGTACAAGAGAACAATGAAATTACGATTCATCCCCTAAGTAAATTCCCGGTCATAAGCGATTTGGCAGTGGATCGGAGTCAAATGTTTGAAGTGATGAAGGACATGAAGCTATGGCTGGAAGAGCCGGCAAAGGTTAGAACCGCCAATTTAACGCTGCAATATGAAGTGTCCCAATGCCTGATGTGCGGCAGTTGTCTGGAGGTCTGCCCCAATTATAGCCTGGGTGAATTATTTACTGGAATGTCCTCCGCGATGTCGATGACTAATCTGACATTATTAAGTGAGGACAAAGCCTATAAAAAACAATATACCCAAAGAGTATATGATGGCTGTTCCAAATCTCTTGCCTGCCAGGAGGTTTGCCCCATGGACATTCCGATTGTGGAGGCGATCTCCAAAATGAATAGAGTATCGGTCTGGGGAATGTGGAATATGTTTGGGAAGCATGGATAA
- a CDS encoding LURP-one-related/scramblase family protein, whose protein sequence is MKQLYIKQKVSSIGEKFTVKDEREQDVYYVEGSFMRIPKTFSIMNAGGREVAQITKKVFSFLPKFFVEADGREVLTIKKELSFFKARYSIDSADIEVHGNWWDMDFQVLQRGTVVGEVSKKWFTWGDSYSVEVLNEELEAIIIAIVVAIDCVKSDEASASNQ, encoded by the coding sequence ATGAAACAGCTCTACATCAAGCAAAAGGTATCCAGCATAGGCGAGAAGTTCACGGTGAAGGATGAGCGGGAACAGGATGTGTATTACGTGGAGGGCAGCTTCATGCGGATTCCAAAGACCTTCTCGATTATGAATGCAGGCGGAAGGGAAGTTGCACAGATTACGAAGAAGGTGTTCAGCTTCCTGCCCAAGTTCTTCGTGGAAGCGGATGGCCGTGAGGTGCTCACCATTAAGAAGGAGCTGTCGTTCTTCAAGGCGCGCTATTCGATAGATTCGGCGGATATTGAGGTGCACGGGAACTGGTGGGATATGGATTTCCAGGTCTTGCAGCGCGGGACGGTCGTAGGGGAAGTGAGCAAGAAGTGGTTCACCTGGGGCGACAGCTACAGTGTTGAGGTGTTGAATGAGGAGCTGGAGGCGATCATCATCGCGATTGTAGTCGCTATTGATTGTGTGAAAAGTGATGAAGCCTCGGCTTCTAATCAGTAG